A stretch of the Aphis gossypii isolate Hap1 chromosome 2, ASM2018417v2, whole genome shotgun sequence genome encodes the following:
- the LOC114124055 gene encoding intraflagellar transport protein 52 homolog: protein MTTEIMNMADSNSNIILFDMAKNEMFDINDNLKILRRKLQRSYTIATNKHEITVDVLNGVQLVVFGGPRAMFSEAEFNCLHKYIDLGGSVLVMFSEGGEKELHTNINYLLEEFGIMVNSDYVLRTHYYLYFHPKECLVKDGVVNEAVAKYLDRENESTSKCISFVFPYGASLNVAKPAAPILTSGSVAYPLNRPLCAFYSASKYSNKVKKGKLAVIGSGHLLTDKYINWEENDKIREILFDFLITNNITLNEVDANDPETSDYKMVPDIGMLSSRVRTCLQLQESLNNTGHFLFSADNINSLIDTKLCSLNTSMLPDAVEAYKTLNVPHNQLQLIPPMFNDTLPVLQFAVYPPPFQELSSPFLELFDLDSIFGSEKSLLSNLAKNCLEAQSSEKTIGDNIIKFIIDINDNLEIIVHSNDCKEILQTVFSLINNFKK, encoded by the exons atGACCACAGAAATTATGAATATGGCagatagtaatagtaatattatattattcgatatggctaaaaatgaaatgtttgatatcaatgataatttgaaaattttaagaaggAAACTGCAACGATCATACACAATTGCTAC aAATAAACATGAGATCACAGTGGATGTCTTAAATGGTGTACAGTTAGTTGTATTTGGAGGGCCACGTGCCATGTTTTCTGAAGCAGAATTTAATTGccttcataaatatattgatcttGGAGGATCTGTATTAGTTATGTTTTCCGAAGGTGGTGAAAAAGaactacatacaaatataaattatttattagaagaaTTTGGTATAATGGTTAATAGTg attatgtaTTAcgcacacattattatttatatttccatCCTAAGGAATGTCTAGTTAAAGATGGTGTTGTTAATGAAGCAGTTGCCAAATATTTGGATCGAGAAAATGAAAGCACATCAAA atgTATAAGTTTTGTATTTCCCTATGGTGCTAGTTTAAATGTTGCAAAGCCAGCTGCTCCTATTCTTACTAGTGGTTCTGTTGCTTATCCTCTTAATAGACCACTCTGTGCTTTTTATTCTGCTTCAAAGTATTCCAACAAAG taaaaaaaggaaaactAGCAGTCATTGGTTCTGGTCATTTGTTAAcagacaaatatattaattgggaagaaaatgataaaatccgtgaaattttgtttgatttcttgatcacaaataatataactttaaatgaaGTTGATGCTAATGATCCTGAG ACTTCAGATTATAAAATGGTGCCAGATATTGGAATGTTATCATCTCGTGTTCGTACTTGTCTACAGCTTCAAGAAAGTTTGAACAATACtggtcattttttattttcagctgACAATATAAATTCCCTTATAGATACTAAATTGTGTTCCTTAAATACCTCAATGTTACCAGATGCAGTTGAagcatataaaacattaaatgtacCCCACAATCAGCTACAACTCATTCCTCCTATGTTCAATGACACTTTACCTGTCTTACAATTTGCT gtttatcCACCTCCTTTTCAAGAATTATCATCtccatttttagaattattcgATCTTGATAGTATATTTGGTTctgaaaaatcattattgtcAAATTTGGCTAAAAATTGCTTAGAAGCTCAATCTAGTGAGAAAACCATTGgagataacataattaaatttattattgatattaatgacAATTTAGAAATCATTGTTCACAGTAATGACTGTAAAGAAATATTACAAAcagtattttcattaataaataattttaaaaaataa
- the LOC114124054 gene encoding ABC transporter G family member 23-like yields MCRDAIQPQPPPTASVEVRSAFKRYNASAIVLRGVSLTVRRNTIYGLLGPSGCGKTTLLNCIVGRTKLDNGVINLESNVIDDIGYMPQDLCLDPLLSVEEIFFYFGTIFGHSRNEIIARYKYFNALFDLPKRKMLINNLSGGQQRRVSLAVALLHNPTLLILDEPTVGLDPILSEKIWLHLSDLSSEGKTIIITTHYIEEARRAHTVGMMRSGLILSEDAPENLMKCYGCSSLEDVFLKLCIIDTSKVIQKSSLPIDGDVQKKLLPLDNNRKFETRRFRAQMLKNRFLLWRNKQMTYLMLGLPIIITLFFNMAIGRDPKNIRIGIINEEIDLRDCANFTYKHNNNCFLNEKIYGSCQLIYELHKRTYKIRDYYNIEDAKKSIKKNEIWALLRFNWNYTESLKDRINSGENSKDDVVDQSFLEFWVDDSDRYMSILIERDVTLSLADAFKNLVGSCKDSLDKVFSYPIKIHDALYGSNAGSFAHFVAPGTVCICMFFLPLIFTTFVMLDEQNDGILDRVLTSGMTYLEIALAHSIIQITYICIQAVEILIIMYVFYDNPYIGSITIGFSLLIVIGITGMIYGFVLALSNDSHFAAGFAGVGTNFLLMCACGFIWPTQGARYFVKYTNKFVPITLAIEALRGITMRGWSIDHTAVYMGFISMLIWALIFYAISYVLYKSKKGTWKKV; encoded by the exons atGTGTAGGGACGCTATCCAACCACAGCCACCACCAACGGCTTCAGTTGAAGTACGAAGTGCGTTTAAAAGATATAACGCGTCGGCTATTGTGCTCAGAGGAGTCTCCCTGACCGTCCGTagaaatacaat ttatGGTCTATTAGGACCTAGTGGATGTGGTAAAACAAcccttttaaattgtatagtcGGTAGAACGAAATTGGATAACGGTGTCATCAATTTAGAATCAAATGTGATAGATGACATTGGTTACATGCCACAg GATTTATGTTTAGATCCTTTACTTAGCGTTgaagaaatttttttctactttgGAACAATTTTTGGTCATTCTCGAAATGAAATTATTGCTcgttacaaatatttcaatgctTTATTTGACTTGCCTAAacgaaaaatgttaataaataatttaag tggaGGCCAACAACGAAGAGTTTCCCTTGCAGTTGCTCTTCTCCATAATCCAACGCTTTTAATATTAGACGAGCCTACTGTAGGTTTAGATCCAATACTGAGTGAAAA AATCTGGTTACATTTATCCGACTTATCTTCGGAAggcaaaacaattattattactacacaTTATATCGAGGAAGCTAGACGAGCACACACAGTTGGTATGATGAGAAGCGGATTAATATTATCAGAAGATGCTCCggaaaatttaatgaaatgttaCGGCTGTTCATCTTTAGAAGACGTGTTCCTCAAGCTGTGCATAATTGATACGTCAAAAGTCatacaa aAGTCTTCATTGCCTATTGACGgtgatgtacaaaaaaaattgttacctcTAGACAATAACAGAAAATTCGAAACGAGACGATTTCGGGCTCAGAtgttaaaaaatcgatttttactATGGAGaaataaaca gaTGACTTATCTAATGTTGGGTTTGCCAatcattataactttattttttaatatggcaATCGGACGTGATCCCAAGAACATTAGAATTGGAATTATTAATGAAGAAATCGATTTAAGAGACTGTgcaaattttacttataaacataataacaattgtttCTTGAACGAAAAAATTTATGGCAGCtgtcaattaatttatgaacttcataaaagaacttataaaatt AGAGACTACTATAATATCGAAGATGCAAAaaagtctataaaaaaaaatgaaatttgggCATTATTACGGTTTAATTGGAATTATACAGAATCGTTAAAAGATAGAATTAATTCTGGTGAAAACAGTAAGGATGATGTGGTTGATCAGAGTTTTTTAGAGTTTTGGGTCGACGATTCag ataggtatatgtcaattttaattgaaagagATGTGACATTGAGTTTAGCTGatgcttttaaaaatctaGTTGGTTCTTGTAAAGATTCATTGGATAAAGTCTTTTCTTACCCTATTAAG attCATGATGCACTGTATGGTTCAAATGCAGGGTCTTTTGCTCATTTTGTTGCACCAGGAACAGTATGCAT atgtatGTTTTTCTTGCCATTAATCTTCACAACTTTTGTTATGCTCGATGAACAAAATGATGGAATACTGGACCGGGTATTAACTTCTGGTATGACATACCTTGAAATAGCATTAGCTCattcaattattcaaattacatacatatgtATTCAAGcagttgaaattttaataattatgtacgtATTCTATGACAATCCATATATTGGATCGATTACAATTGGATTCAGCCTGTTAATAGTCATAGGAATAACAGGAATGATATATG gtTTTGTATTGGCTTTGTCAAATGACAGTCACTTTGCAGCTGGATTTGCGGGAGTCGGCACTAATTTTTTGTTGATGTGTGCATgtg gtTTTATTTGGCCTACTCAAGGAGCACGTTATTTTGTTAAGTATACCAACAAGTTTGTCCCAATTACATTGGCTATTGAGGCATTACGAGGTATAACTATGCGTGGTTGGTCTATTGATCATACAGCTGTTTATATGGGatttatttcaatgttaattTGGGCTTTGATATTCTATGCAATatcttatgtattatacaaatcaaaGAAAGGCACATGGAAGAAAGTATAG